The following are from one region of the Desulfovibrio desulfuricans genome:
- a CDS encoding aminotransferase class V-fold PLP-dependent enzyme, with protein IHGGAQERRRRAGTENVPGIVGFGKAVEIAAASMERRMEKESQLRDYLIEKIEKEIPYCRLNGDRERRLPNNVNFSFQ; from the coding sequence TGATCCACGGAGGAGCACAGGAGAGGAGACGTCGTGCAGGAACTGAAAATGTTCCAGGAATCGTCGGTTTCGGGAAAGCAGTTGAAATAGCTGCAGCGTCTATGGAAAGAAGAATGGAAAAAGAAAGTCAGCTTCGGGATTATTTGATCGAAAAGATTGAAAAAGAGATACCATACTGCAGATTAAACGGCGACAGAGAAAGGCGTCTTCCGAATAATGTGAATTTCAGTTTTCAA